Part of the Cohnella candidum genome, GCATGTTCAATCCGGCCGTACCTCCTGCTTGGGGATACCCGGCCCAACTTCTCATGTACATCGATTCCATTCCTCCTTCATTTAATAAACGCGGGGGCATTCGGATGCGGCCGGCGCAAAAAAGCAATGCGCTTTGAATCGGCCGGTGTTCCTTTGGCCGTACCAATTGCCGGGACAAGAGCCTGCAGGACGGAAAAACCAAAGCGCGTTCGACGCGGGATGGGTCCGCTCGCCGTTCACCGCTCTAGTGGCCAACCGGGTATACTTCCCGCGCGCCCTCTGGTAAAAATAAGGTTTCTGTGCCGCTTCGAATCCGCCCGGGGATTGAAAAACCATGTTCGGGATCGAGCGGATGTTCTTGAAGTCGAGGCAGTTGCCGAGCACCCGGTTCACGCCGACGTTGCCGACCATCAGCATCCCGAGCTCGCCTTCCCCCTCGGCTTCCGCGCGCATGAGCCGGCCGAGCATTTGGATGTCGCTGCTGCTTGCCTTGATCACGGCCATCGGATGTGCCATCCCTTCTTTTTTTCGCAATAGGCAGTTGCCGCATTACAGTGTATTTCGGGCGCCCTTTTTTGGTGAATCGGAATCCGGAAAACGGCGGAAGTTCCCAGGATGGACACACGTAGTGGCGATTTGATGAACACGGGAGCGCGAACATTGTCATTCGCTTTCCAAATGGGTATCA contains:
- a CDS encoding cell wall hydrolase, which codes for MAVIKASSSDIQMLGRLMRAEAEGEGELGMLMVGNVGVNRVLGNCLDFKNIRSIPNMVFQSPGGFEAAQKPYFYQRARGKYTRLATRAVNGERTHPASNALWFFRPAGSCPGNWYGQRNTGRFKAHCFFAPAASECPRVY